The following are encoded in a window of Nibricoccus aquaticus genomic DNA:
- the lpxD gene encoding UDP-3-O-(3-hydroxymyristoyl)glucosamine N-acyltransferase has translation MELNFTPAEIADIVQAHATRGNTHEIVRGIASLSTARTGDLSFLGNPKYKPEVATTAASVVLLPADYVGEPNPGQLFLLVDKPSVALVRLCTRVERLLWPTPAPGIHATAVIAPDVKIPASATIGPLCIIESGARIGERTHLQARAFVGRTAQIGDDCWLMPGVTVTAECVLKNRVRLQAGVVIGSDGFGYEFIAGRHEKVPQLGNVIIEDDVEIGANSTLDRARFSQTVIGAGTKIDNLVQIAHNVVIGQHCLICAQAGISGSTTVEDFVVVGGQAGLAGHLTVGKGAKIDGQTGVNSDLDPGSFVKGSPCLPYNLEQRINVLRKRLPDLFRRVDEIESRLEKPSAPV, from the coding sequence ATGGAGCTCAACTTCACTCCGGCTGAAATCGCCGACATCGTCCAGGCCCACGCCACACGCGGAAACACGCACGAGATCGTTCGCGGCATCGCCTCGCTGAGCACCGCGCGCACCGGGGATCTATCCTTTCTCGGCAACCCCAAGTACAAACCCGAAGTCGCCACCACCGCCGCCTCCGTGGTCTTGCTCCCGGCGGATTACGTTGGTGAACCCAATCCCGGCCAGCTTTTCCTCCTCGTCGACAAACCTTCCGTCGCACTCGTCCGCCTGTGTACCCGCGTCGAACGTCTCCTGTGGCCCACACCAGCGCCCGGCATTCACGCCACTGCCGTGATCGCACCCGACGTGAAAATCCCGGCCTCCGCCACCATCGGTCCTCTGTGCATCATCGAAAGCGGAGCGCGCATCGGTGAACGCACTCATCTTCAGGCCCGTGCCTTCGTCGGTCGCACCGCGCAGATTGGCGACGACTGCTGGCTCATGCCCGGTGTCACGGTCACTGCCGAATGCGTCCTCAAAAACCGCGTGCGGCTCCAGGCCGGTGTCGTGATCGGGTCCGATGGCTTCGGCTACGAATTTATCGCCGGCCGCCACGAAAAAGTCCCCCAGCTGGGCAACGTCATCATCGAGGACGACGTCGAGATCGGTGCCAACTCCACCCTCGACCGCGCCCGCTTCAGCCAAACCGTGATCGGGGCTGGCACCAAAATAGATAATCTCGTCCAGATCGCCCACAATGTCGTCATCGGTCAGCACTGCCTGATCTGCGCTCAGGCCGGCATCTCCGGCAGCACCACGGTCGAAGATTTTGTCGTCGTTGGCGGTCAGGCTGGCCTCGCGGGGCATCTCACGGTCGGCAAAGGTGCCAAAATCGATGGCCAGACCGGCGTTAACTCCGATCTCGATCCGGGAAGTTTCGTCAAAGGCTCTCCCTGCCTGCCTTACAACCTGGAGCAACGCATCAATGTCCTCCGCAAACGCCTCCCGGACCTCTTCCGCCGCGTGGACGAAATTGAGAGTCGGCTAGAAAAGCCTTCCGCCCCGGTCTAA
- a CDS encoding ribose-phosphate diphosphokinase, which yields MSNKPGLKIFTGNSNRPLAEEICRHIGIPLGEATVTSFPDGESFVKINENVRGHDVFLIQSTCPPTNHHLMELLIMIDAAKRASAHRITAVLPFYGYARQDRKDQPRVPITAKLVANLLTSAGANRVLTMDLHSQQIQGFFDIPVDHLYASPVFFNYLSTINKEKLVVCSPDVGGIKMAAAYADMIGAGLGLVAKKRTNATTVEAINVVGEVKDCDILLVDDITETAGTLTAAAKILREHGARSIRAAVSHCVLNDIAYDRLRSGLIDELITTNSIPLDPKGLPITVLSVASILGEAIKRISNNESVTSLFKIKGF from the coding sequence ATGAGCAACAAGCCCGGGCTTAAAATCTTCACAGGTAACTCGAATCGCCCTCTCGCCGAGGAGATCTGCCGCCACATCGGCATTCCGCTGGGCGAGGCCACCGTCACCAGCTTCCCCGACGGCGAGTCGTTCGTGAAAATCAACGAGAACGTCCGCGGCCACGACGTCTTCCTCATCCAGTCCACCTGCCCGCCGACGAACCATCACCTGATGGAGCTGCTCATCATGATCGATGCGGCCAAGCGCGCATCGGCCCACCGCATCACCGCCGTGTTGCCGTTTTACGGATACGCCCGCCAGGATCGCAAAGACCAGCCCCGCGTGCCCATCACCGCCAAGCTCGTCGCCAATCTGCTCACCTCCGCCGGCGCGAACCGCGTGCTCACGATGGATCTGCACAGCCAGCAGATCCAGGGCTTCTTCGACATCCCCGTCGATCACCTCTACGCCTCGCCCGTCTTCTTCAATTATCTTTCGACCATCAACAAGGAGAAGCTCGTCGTCTGCTCGCCTGATGTCGGTGGCATCAAAATGGCCGCCGCCTACGCCGACATGATTGGAGCCGGCCTCGGCCTCGTCGCCAAGAAGCGCACCAACGCCACCACCGTCGAAGCGATCAACGTCGTCGGCGAAGTGAAGGACTGCGACATCCTCCTCGTGGACGACATCACCGAGACCGCCGGAACGCTCACCGCCGCTGCGAAAATCCTTCGCGAACACGGTGCCCGCAGTATCCGCGCTGCCGTCAGTCACTGCGTGCTCAACGACATCGCCTACGACCGTCTTCGCTCCGGCCTGATCGATGAGCTCATCACGACCAACTCGATCCCGCTCGATCCGAAAGGACTGCCCATCACTGTACTCAGTGTCGCCAGCATCCTCGGCGAAGCGATCAAACGCATCAGTAACAACGAGAGCGTGACCAGCCTGTTTAAGATCAAAGGATTTTAA
- the pyrE gene encoding orotate phosphoribosyltransferase, translating into MDQQQQEVLDIFKRTRALLEGHFVLRSGLHSGHFFQCAQVCQDMAAVTRLSELLIGKLADLKFTTVLAPAMGGLVLGQEVARQTGSRYIFAEKENNVLVMRRGFTLQPGEKVLIVEDVVTRGGRVVECLDIVRKAGGTPVAVAMLVDRSAGVARFDVPAISLLELSFPTYPADQIPEALAKIPASKPGS; encoded by the coding sequence ATGGATCAGCAGCAACAGGAAGTCCTCGACATCTTCAAACGCACACGCGCCCTCCTCGAAGGGCACTTCGTGCTCCGTTCCGGACTGCATAGCGGCCACTTTTTTCAATGCGCCCAGGTCTGTCAGGACATGGCTGCCGTCACACGCCTATCCGAGCTGCTGATCGGCAAACTCGCGGACCTGAAGTTCACGACCGTGCTGGCTCCCGCGATGGGCGGCCTCGTGCTCGGCCAGGAAGTCGCCCGCCAGACCGGCTCGCGCTACATCTTCGCCGAAAAGGAAAATAACGTCCTCGTGATGCGCCGCGGCTTCACTCTGCAACCGGGAGAAAAAGTCCTCATCGTCGAAGACGTCGTCACACGCGGCGGCCGCGTGGTGGAGTGTCTCGACATCGTCCGCAAAGCGGGCGGCACGCCTGTCGCAGTCGCGATGCTCGTCGATCGCAGCGCCGGCGTTGCACGCTTCGATGTCCCCGCGATCTCGCTGCTCGAACTTAGTTTTCCGACTTACCCGGCGGATCAAATCCCCGAAGCCCTCGCGAAAATCCCGGCAAGCAAACCAGGCAGCTGA
- a CDS encoding MBL fold metallo-hydrolase: MVIEYAPLEDELGDVLEKAMRHCGVSEQALAERAGVPLEKIRDAIDYRYDFSPEELRQLAKALALNEVGLLALAQRTYPLPEISGLPFCVHPLRMSHGIGVANAYIIAECGSGHGLLFDTGPDHAQLRRFWPKAIQSVDAVFVTHAETEHTGGLEVLRNEHPRVPVFGPASVGKRLPGLTAPADDACLAFGDFEVRVLRTPGHAEAHNCYLIRVPKLAQAPSLLISGDLIFAGSVGGAFYCQRRLVENFRRLMSELPENTVIAPGHGPLTTIKNERRFNPFAP; encoded by the coding sequence GTGGTCATCGAGTACGCACCTTTGGAAGACGAGCTGGGCGATGTGCTGGAAAAAGCCATGCGCCACTGCGGCGTTTCCGAGCAGGCGCTGGCGGAGCGCGCGGGTGTGCCATTGGAAAAAATCCGCGACGCTATCGACTACCGCTACGATTTTTCTCCCGAAGAGCTGCGTCAGCTGGCGAAGGCGCTCGCGTTAAATGAAGTCGGCCTGCTCGCGCTCGCGCAGCGCACGTACCCGCTGCCGGAGATTTCCGGACTGCCGTTTTGCGTGCATCCGCTGCGGATGTCGCACGGCATCGGCGTGGCCAACGCGTATATCATCGCCGAGTGCGGCAGTGGACACGGTCTGCTTTTCGACACTGGTCCCGACCACGCGCAGCTGCGCCGCTTCTGGCCGAAGGCGATTCAGTCGGTGGACGCGGTGTTCGTGACGCACGCCGAGACGGAGCACACGGGAGGGCTGGAGGTCTTGCGTAACGAGCACCCGCGCGTGCCGGTTTTCGGGCCCGCGTCGGTCGGCAAACGTTTGCCCGGGCTCACGGCTCCGGCGGATGACGCATGCCTCGCGTTTGGAGATTTCGAAGTGCGCGTGTTGCGCACGCCAGGTCATGCGGAGGCGCATAATTGTTATCTCATCCGCGTGCCGAAGCTGGCGCAGGCACCGTCGCTGTTGATCTCGGGCGATTTGATTTTCGCGGGCTCGGTGGGCGGGGCGTTTTATTGCCAGCGGCGGTTGGTGGAGAATTTCCGCCGCCTGATGTCGGAGCTGCCCGAGAACACCGTGATCGCCCCTGGCCACGGGCCGCTCACCACCATAAAAAACGAACGACGTTTCAACCCGTTCGCTCCGTGA
- a CDS encoding Hsp70 family protein, which produces MSDFIYGIDFGTSNSSIAIWDVKKRELVRDTRIARVESSFMYFPYSARAEPPVIGDEAKRRYVSDNMRGRFFQAIKTILPNATFTETVFNNHSYTIEELIAFPLHQMKQRADDVTGQDVKRVVMGRPAVFSTDPAEDALAEQRLHRAAKAAGFTEIHFQYEPIAAAFAYESRIQKPERVLVGDFGGGTSDFCVVQLDPHRQGLTDRMSDILATGGLPTAGNKYDGATMWHKLTPLFGRDATYESWGKRIEVPNALHRRICQWDQIVFLNNAQNLDLLWRLSHSSDAPEAFERFIALVKENQGFALFQVIEAAKIALASKIVAPLQFNHPRILIDERMTLSEFNRISADITAGIVGYLDKFLADARIERGSIETVFLTGGTSLIRSLRAEFKQRFGAEKIRDGEEFTSVGDGLALSAPLFFPELHR; this is translated from the coding sequence ATGAGCGATTTCATCTACGGCATCGATTTCGGCACCAGTAATTCGTCCATCGCGATCTGGGACGTGAAGAAGCGCGAGCTCGTGCGGGATACTCGCATTGCTCGGGTGGAGTCGTCGTTCATGTACTTTCCGTACTCGGCGCGCGCGGAGCCTCCGGTGATCGGCGATGAAGCGAAGCGGCGGTATGTTTCGGACAACATGCGCGGGCGTTTTTTTCAGGCGATCAAGACGATCCTGCCCAACGCGACTTTCACGGAGACGGTGTTCAATAATCACTCCTACACGATCGAAGAGCTGATTGCGTTTCCGCTGCACCAGATGAAGCAGCGGGCCGATGACGTGACCGGTCAGGATGTGAAACGCGTGGTGATGGGGCGGCCCGCGGTGTTTTCCACCGATCCGGCCGAGGATGCCCTGGCCGAACAACGACTGCATCGCGCCGCAAAGGCGGCGGGCTTCACGGAGATCCATTTCCAGTATGAGCCGATCGCGGCGGCCTTTGCCTACGAATCGCGTATTCAAAAACCTGAGCGCGTGCTGGTCGGCGATTTTGGCGGAGGCACGTCGGATTTTTGCGTCGTGCAGCTCGACCCGCACCGGCAGGGATTGACGGATCGCATGAGCGACATCCTGGCGACGGGCGGCCTGCCGACGGCGGGCAACAAATACGACGGAGCGACGATGTGGCATAAACTGACGCCTCTTTTTGGACGCGACGCCACGTACGAAAGCTGGGGAAAGCGTATCGAAGTTCCAAATGCCCTCCACCGCCGGATCTGCCAGTGGGACCAGATCGTCTTTCTGAACAACGCGCAGAATCTGGATCTGCTGTGGCGGCTGTCGCACTCGTCGGATGCCCCTGAGGCGTTCGAGCGCTTCATCGCGCTGGTGAAGGAGAATCAGGGTTTCGCACTTTTCCAGGTGATCGAAGCGGCGAAGATAGCGCTCGCATCGAAGATCGTCGCGCCACTCCAGTTCAACCATCCCCGCATCTTGATCGACGAGCGCATGACGCTCAGTGAGTTCAATCGCATCTCAGCCGATATCACGGCGGGCATAGTTGGTTATCTGGACAAATTTCTCGCAGACGCTCGCATCGAGCGCGGCAGCATCGAGACGGTCTTTTTAACAGGAGGCACTTCGCTGATTCGTAGTTTACGCGCAGAGTTCAAGCAGCGCTTCGGGGCAGAAAAAATCCGCGATGGCGAGGAGTTCACCAGTGTGGGCGACGGCCTGGCGTTGAGCGCTCCGTTGTTTTTCCCGGAACTGCATCGGTGA
- the xylA gene encoding xylose isomerase has protein sequence MKKSKSKSHFSGIDTIAYEGPRSENALSFKHYNPDEVIDGKTMSEHLRFGIAYWHAFRGTGADPFGPGTIVRPWESGKDPVSVAKVRMDAAFEFFQKIRAPFWCFHDRDIAPEGKTLAESNKYLDAIVAHAKDLQKATGVKLLWGTANLFSNPRFLAGASTNPDAHVFAYAAAQVKKAMEATLELGGENYVFWGGREGYETLLNTNLKREQDHLARFLGMAVDYAKEIGFKGQFLIEPKPKEPTKHQYDFDCATCIGFLKTYGLAKHFKFNIETNHATLAGHSFQHEIEVAAAAGMLGSIDANTGDPLLGWDTDQFNTDARELTLAMIPILNAGGLGSGGFNFDAKLRRPSIDLDDLFHAHIGGMDAYALAFKLARKIIAEGKLQKFVDDRYSSFDTGYGKDIEKGKVGFKELEKLVLTKLGEPTPKSGKQEYLENLFAQYVANGV, from the coding sequence ATGAAAAAATCGAAATCCAAATCCCACTTCTCCGGCATCGACACGATCGCCTACGAAGGCCCCCGCAGCGAAAACGCCCTGTCGTTCAAGCACTATAACCCCGACGAGGTGATCGACGGCAAAACCATGTCCGAGCACCTCCGCTTCGGCATCGCCTACTGGCACGCCTTCCGCGGCACCGGCGCCGACCCGTTCGGCCCCGGCACCATTGTCCGCCCCTGGGAATCCGGCAAAGATCCCGTATCCGTCGCCAAGGTACGCATGGACGCCGCCTTCGAGTTCTTCCAAAAAATCCGCGCGCCCTTCTGGTGCTTCCACGACCGCGACATCGCCCCCGAGGGCAAGACGCTCGCCGAGTCCAACAAGTACCTCGACGCCATCGTCGCCCACGCCAAAGACCTCCAAAAAGCCACCGGCGTGAAACTCCTCTGGGGCACCGCCAACCTCTTCAGCAACCCGCGCTTCCTCGCCGGCGCCTCCACCAATCCTGACGCCCACGTCTTCGCCTACGCCGCCGCTCAGGTGAAGAAAGCCATGGAAGCCACCCTCGAACTCGGCGGCGAAAATTACGTCTTCTGGGGCGGCCGCGAAGGCTACGAGACACTCCTCAACACCAACCTCAAACGCGAACAAGACCACCTCGCGCGCTTCCTAGGCATGGCAGTCGATTACGCGAAAGAGATCGGCTTCAAAGGCCAGTTCCTCATCGAGCCCAAGCCAAAGGAGCCGACCAAGCACCAGTACGATTTCGACTGCGCCACCTGTATCGGTTTCCTCAAGACGTACGGCCTCGCCAAGCACTTCAAATTCAACATCGAGACCAACCACGCCACGCTCGCCGGCCACTCGTTCCAGCACGAGATCGAGGTCGCCGCCGCCGCCGGCATGTTGGGCTCGATCGACGCCAACACCGGCGACCCGCTCCTCGGCTGGGACACCGACCAGTTCAACACCGACGCCCGCGAGCTCACCCTCGCCATGATCCCGATCCTCAACGCCGGCGGCCTCGGCTCCGGCGGCTTCAACTTCGATGCGAAACTCCGTCGTCCGTCCATCGACCTCGACGACCTCTTCCACGCCCACATCGGCGGCATGGACGCCTACGCCCTCGCCTTCAAACTCGCCCGCAAAATCATCGCCGAAGGCAAACTCCAGAAGTTCGTCGACGACCGCTACAGCTCCTTCGACACCGGCTACGGCAAAGACATCGAGAAGGGCAAAGTCGGTTTCAAAGAGCTCGAAAAACTCGTCCTCACGAAGCTCGGCGAGCCCACGCCCAAGAGCGGCAAACAAGAGTACCTCGAAAACCTCTTCGCCCAGTACGTCGCCAACGGCGTCTAA
- a CDS encoding LacI family DNA-binding transcriptional regulator → MRSVNQQALARQLKVSRTTVSRSLSNHPAINADTRERVLAAAAASGYHRSPTRSIRRPRAATPLTVGVLIGAPLVAADRATFPQILQGIRHRAAIEHLAIDVLSLDPAELNNDTGRRQLFLQIRKSGWRGAILVYPFPHDVVKMIARKLTVVSVLNEYHDTPLDVIDTDHGGIRDLVSRLTALGHKRIGFVSWAYPTGGLWASRRFAAYAEALFQHGLPLDPRWTFNLHASQPRYTTTDALADAVATATRRDKVTAWVCAADHQAYQLIADLRTRGLRVPQDCSITGFDGNEPPPGLPALATLRVPNEELGASTVARLVSRLLQPRSLLRKILVETTVIPGATLAAPPA, encoded by the coding sequence ATGCGCTCCGTCAACCAGCAAGCCCTCGCCCGACAGCTAAAAGTGTCCCGCACCACGGTCTCGCGCAGCCTCTCCAATCACCCCGCCATCAACGCCGACACCCGCGAACGCGTCCTGGCCGCCGCCGCCGCGTCCGGCTACCACCGCTCGCCCACCCGCTCGATCCGCCGCCCCCGCGCCGCCACGCCCCTCACCGTCGGCGTCCTCATCGGCGCCCCCCTCGTCGCCGCCGACCGCGCCACTTTCCCGCAGATCCTCCAAGGCATCCGCCACCGCGCCGCCATCGAACACCTCGCGATCGACGTCCTCTCCCTCGATCCCGCTGAGCTCAACAACGACACCGGTCGCCGCCAGCTCTTCCTCCAAATCCGCAAATCCGGCTGGCGCGGCGCCATCCTCGTGTACCCGTTTCCTCACGACGTCGTGAAGATGATCGCCCGCAAGCTCACCGTCGTCTCCGTCCTCAACGAATACCACGACACCCCGCTCGACGTCATCGACACGGACCACGGCGGCATTCGTGACCTCGTCTCCCGCCTGACCGCCCTCGGCCACAAACGCATCGGCTTCGTATCCTGGGCCTATCCCACCGGCGGCCTCTGGGCCTCGCGCCGCTTCGCCGCCTACGCCGAAGCTCTCTTCCAACACGGCCTCCCTCTCGACCCTCGCTGGACGTTCAACCTCCACGCCTCCCAGCCGCGCTACACGACGACCGATGCCCTTGCCGACGCCGTCGCCACCGCCACCCGCCGCGACAAAGTCACCGCCTGGGTCTGCGCCGCCGATCACCAGGCCTACCAGCTCATCGCCGACCTCCGCACCCGCGGCCTCCGCGTCCCGCAAGATTGCTCCATCACCGGGTTCGACGGCAACGAGCCACCCCCTGGCCTCCCCGCCCTCGCCACGCTCCGCGTCCCCAACGAAGAACTCGGAGCATCCACCGTCGCCCGCCTCGTGAGCCGCCTCCTTCAACCCCGTTCCCTCCTCCGCAAAATCCTCGTCGAAACCACCGTCATCCCCGGTGCCACCCTCGCCGCCCCGCCCGCCTGA
- a CDS encoding PepSY-associated TM helix domain-containing protein: MKTFRKILFWSHLVAGLISGLSIGIMCFTGTILAFEHELADWSERDARKVAVPADTTRLSIADLQRKLRETQPDFRATGLTLLNDPAAVVTFTAGRDGAVFANPYTGEFKQPASTKVHDFMHLMIDWHRFLGREGEQRPMGKLINGICNIAFFALAVTGLYLWMPRNWSWRGIKAVTFLNFKASGLARDFNWHNAIGFWSAPILIVLTLTAVPISFRWGGDLIYKIAGEEPPLRSAAGQAGPGGPANATPAFEIVRPSPDARPLPQDTLIASVQKDFPRWEQITVRTGGAQRGQRAGAPNTTATSPAQSAPAASAPTENPPAAPARPAPQPVTIIVRESDSLPRTATTTLTLNPFTGEVLKREGYADLSTARQIRSWTRYLHTGQALGWPGQLIAGLACLGGCFLVYTGFALSYRRFFKRRTAAK, translated from the coding sequence GTGAAAACGTTCCGCAAAATCCTCTTCTGGTCCCACCTCGTCGCCGGCCTCATCTCGGGCCTGTCCATCGGCATCATGTGCTTCACCGGCACCATCCTCGCCTTCGAGCACGAGCTCGCCGACTGGTCCGAACGCGACGCCCGCAAAGTCGCCGTCCCCGCCGACACCACCCGCCTCTCCATCGCCGACCTCCAGCGCAAACTCCGCGAAACCCAGCCAGACTTCCGAGCCACCGGCCTCACCCTCCTCAACGACCCCGCCGCCGTCGTCACCTTCACCGCCGGCCGCGACGGCGCCGTATTCGCCAATCCTTACACCGGCGAATTCAAGCAACCCGCCTCCACCAAGGTCCACGACTTCATGCACCTCATGATCGACTGGCACCGCTTCCTCGGCCGCGAAGGCGAGCAACGCCCGATGGGCAAACTCATCAACGGCATCTGCAACATCGCCTTCTTCGCCCTCGCCGTCACCGGCCTCTACCTCTGGATGCCCCGCAACTGGTCCTGGCGCGGCATCAAAGCCGTCACCTTCCTCAACTTCAAAGCCTCCGGCCTCGCCCGCGATTTCAACTGGCACAACGCCATCGGCTTCTGGTCCGCTCCGATCCTCATCGTCCTCACCCTCACCGCCGTCCCCATCTCCTTCCGCTGGGGCGGCGACCTCATCTACAAAATCGCCGGAGAAGAACCGCCCCTGCGCTCCGCCGCCGGCCAGGCCGGCCCCGGCGGTCCCGCCAACGCCACCCCCGCCTTCGAAATCGTCCGCCCCTCCCCCGACGCCCGCCCGCTCCCGCAAGACACCCTCATCGCCTCTGTCCAAAAAGATTTCCCCCGCTGGGAGCAAATCACCGTCCGCACCGGCGGCGCCCAACGCGGCCAGCGTGCTGGCGCCCCGAATACAACCGCCACGTCTCCCGCTCAATCCGCGCCCGCCGCCTCAGCCCCAACCGAAAATCCCCCCGCTGCGCCCGCCCGCCCCGCGCCCCAACCCGTGACGATCATCGTCCGCGAGTCCGACTCCCTGCCGCGCACCGCGACCACCACGCTAACGCTTAATCCCTTCACCGGCGAAGTCCTCAAACGCGAAGGTTATGCCGATCTCAGCACCGCACGTCAGATCCGCTCGTGGACGCGGTACCTCCACACAGGACAAGCTCTCGGCTGGCCCGGCCAGCTCATCGCCGGACTCGCCTGCCTCGGCGGCTGCTTCCTCGTCTACACCGGCTTCGCCCTCTCCTACCGCCGCTTCTTCAAACGCCGCACCGCCGCCAAGTAG
- a CDS encoding Fe2+-dependent dioxygenase: MILAIPNVLNPQQLADASRLLDSADWTDGAATAGHQAVKVKDNMQIPATHPVAKQVGETIVRALTQNPLFMSAALPLHFLPPMFNRYTGGQNYGNHIDASIRTVPGTGHRLRTDLSCTLFFAEPSEYDGGELIVEDTYGPKSVKLPAGHMILYPGTSLHRVTPVTRGTRLCSFFWIQSMIRDDAKRALLFEQDIAIQRLTIDHPGHPSITQLTGVYHNLLRQWAEM; encoded by the coding sequence ATGATCCTCGCCATTCCCAACGTCCTTAACCCGCAGCAACTCGCCGACGCCAGCCGCCTCCTCGACTCCGCCGACTGGACCGACGGCGCCGCCACCGCCGGCCACCAGGCCGTCAAGGTGAAGGACAACATGCAAATCCCCGCGACCCACCCCGTCGCCAAACAGGTCGGCGAAACCATCGTCCGCGCGCTCACCCAGAATCCCCTCTTCATGTCCGCAGCCCTCCCGCTGCACTTCCTCCCGCCCATGTTCAATCGCTACACCGGCGGCCAAAACTACGGCAACCACATCGACGCCTCCATCCGCACCGTCCCCGGCACCGGCCACCGCCTCCGCACCGATCTCTCCTGCACGCTCTTCTTCGCTGAACCCTCCGAATACGACGGCGGCGAACTCATTGTCGAAGACACCTACGGCCCCAAGTCCGTCAAACTCCCCGCCGGCCACATGATCCTCTACCCCGGCACCAGCCTCCACCGCGTCACCCCGGTAACCCGCGGCACCCGCCTCTGCTCCTTTTTCTGGATACAAAGCATGATCCGCGACGACGCGAAACGCGCCCTCCTCTTCGAGCAAGACATCGCCATCCAGCGTCTCACCATCGATCACCCCGGCCACCCCTCGATCACCCAGCTCACCGGCGTCTACCACAACCTCCTCCGCCAGTGGGCCGAAATGTAA